The Sinorhizobium fredii genome contains the following window.
GTTGGTCAGATTGTCGAGCACAAGATCGCCTTCACTGGTGCGGACAGTCAGCACCGTATGGCCATCGCCGTGATAACGGGCGACTGTCAGCAACAATGCGGAAGCCGGCCAGCCGCGCTTGAGGAGCTCGCGCTTCTTCAAAATCGCAAAATCCTCGCAATCTCCGTAGGTCGTCGGCACGCGCCAGTCGTCGTCTCTGCCGACATTCGCGCGGTCGCTGCGTTCTTTAATACGAGCGTTGACGGCGCTGTTGACCTGCTGAAGTTCACTGGCCTTGTCTGAGCGAAGGACAACAGCCTTTTGCCCACCATCGGTCCTGCACAACTGCGGTTCGCGCGAGCAGAACGAAGCGAAGGCCGGCGGTGCAAACGCCTTGCCGGCCGTTTTCATGATCGTCCCCGCATCAGCGATCGCCGGGGCAAAAAAAAGCAAAAGGAATGCGGTCTTCGCGATGAAGCGATTCATGAAGTGTTCTCCAACGGCAGGCGTAACGTCCCCCGCGTCCGACGTAGAGATTAAATCAGACGGGTTAATCCGGGGTTGATTAGCCCGGAATAGGGCGATGTTATGGCGACATACTAATAATTCGTAAATTGACCCCAAACATCTTTAAGTAAATCATTGGATTTATTTTCATAGTTATATTTTGCGTGGAGTTAAGTAATGAAAAGAATTCATAGATCGATTTTCCATACGTTCTTCCTTCTCTCTACGGCCGCGATAGCATCCGTCGTCGTTACGACGGATGCGAATGCAGTAGAGCGTCGACGTATGACTACTGCGCAATGCAGCCCTTTGACAGAAGACAACTTTGCAGCGTGTTGCGTTGCGATAAATCGCTCGAAAATTCTTACTCCTGCGCAAATCAAAATGTGCCCGCCTCTGTCAACCGCGACCATTGGCAAGAACACGCGCCGAGATGATCGCAGCGACACCGCCAGCCGCGGCAGCGGCAGCGGAGGCTCCGGTGGCTCCGGCTCCGGCGGTAGTGGCTCCGGTAGCGGGGGCTCCGGCGGTGGCGGTGGTTCCGGCGGTGGCGGCTCCGGCGGTGGTGGCGGTAGCTCCGGTGGTGGCGGCGGCTCTGGCGGTGGCTCCGGCGGTAGCGGTGGCTCCGGCGGCAGCGGTGGCTCCGGCGGTGGTGGTGGCTCCGGTGATGGCGGTGGCTCCGGCGGCGGTGGCGGCGGTGGCGGATCTGGCGGCAGCGGCGGCTCCGGCGGTGGCGGTGGCTCCGGTGGTAGCGGCGGCTCCGGCGGTGGTGGCGGCTCTGGCGGTGGCGGCTCCGGCGGCGGTGGCGGCTCCGGCGGCGGTGGCGGGTCCGGTGGTAGCGGCGGCTCCGGCGGCGGTGGCTCCAGTGGCGGTGGCGGCGGTTCCGGCGGTGGCGGTGGCTCCGGTGGCGGTGGCGGCTCCGGCGGCGGCGGTGGCGGCTCTGGCGGCAGCGGTGGCTCCAGCGGCGGTGGCGGCTCCGGCGGCGGCGGCAGCGGTGGCTCCGGTGGCGGCGGCAACAATGGAAATGGGAACGGCGGTGGCGACGGGACCCCGGGCAATTCCGGTAAAAGCGACGTCACCCGCTAACGCATTGCGGTTAATGCGCGATCGCATCAAAGTCGTGCAACGCTCGCCTCCGATAGAGCGCAGCTACCGAGACATACGATCGACAAGGGGCGGGTTCCGGCGGAGCCCGCCCCTTGTTGCTGAGGAAAGTCAGAAACGAAGGCCGCCCGACCTCCGCGAAACCTTTCAGCAACTCCTCGCCAGGATAATGCCCGCGCAATCAAGGACCGAATCGGATGGCCAAGGCAAAATCCCCGCGACGGAAACGCAGCACACGCTCGAAAGGCAGCCGGGGCGGTATGATGCCCTGGTATCTCGCCGCTACGGTTCTTGTCGGGGGCATTATTGGCTATGATAACCGCGAACAACTCCGGGACTGGCTGGACCAAAGCGAAATGACCGCGTTCCTCTCCAAGTCGGAGAAGGCGCCCGAGAAGAGATCAAAGACGACCGTTATCGCCCCGCGTCCGAAGGAGCATGCGGGCACCGTCGCGACAAAATCGGCATTGGTCCCACCGGCACCGGTCGGCAGGCCGATGCAGCAGCCGCCGGCGCAACTCGCCTCCGTTCAAACGGGAAGCAACACTTTTTTCTTCTGCGGCATTCGCCACGATAACTGCGTGATCGACGGCGACACTTTCCTCTTCAACGGAGAAAGAATTCTTATCGCCGATATCGACGCGCCCGAGACGAAGCTCGCGAAGTGCGACGCGGAGCGGTCGCGCGGTTCCTATGCCAAGGCACGACTGCGTGAAGTACTGAACGCCGGGGAATTCACACTGGTCGCTTCATCGGGCGGATTCGCCGACGAGGAGGCGGGCAAGCCCCGCGTCGTCATGAGAGGCGGCAGGTCGCTGGGAGACCTCCTCCTTTCCGAGGGGCTGGTGAGAAAGCGCACCAGCCGGCCGGCAAGCTGGTGCGGCCAGGCTCCGCGCGCCTCCGGCTAAACCCATCAACCGTACCGCAGGTGATCGGCGAGCACTTCGGCAATCACGCGCCGCGACTTTTCGACTTCGAGACGATCGGTGCCCGGCATCTCGGCTGCAACGATCATGGCCTTCCACAGGGTCCAGCCGCGGCCGCGCGCCCAGGTTCCCCGGTCGAGAGGAAGTGCCGCACGAAACGCCTCGCGGCTATCGCCGCTGAACATCGTCCAGGCAATCGAGAGATCGCAGGCGGGATCGCCGACGCCGGACGTGCCGAAATCGATGACGGCGGTGAGACAGCCGCCTTCGACGAGCAGGTTGCCGGAACTGACATCGCCATGGAACCAGACCGGGTTTCCCGTCCAGCTGGCGGCAAGCGCCGCCTCCCAGACAGAGCGCGTCGCATTTGTGTCGATTTGACCTTCAAGTGCATCGAGAGCCCAGCGCGTTTCGTGGTCGTAGACGGTCAGCGGACCGCCCCGGAAGAAATTGTGCTGCCCCGGTGACGGCCCTCCATCGGCGTCGATCCGCTGCAGGGCGGCGAGAAATTCGCCGAGCGTCGCCGCGAAGGCCGGCAGATCGGCGATCGGAGCATGCGTGGCGATCTCGCCATAGCGCCATCGATAGACGGACCAAGGCCAGGGATAACCTTCGCCCGGCCGCCCCATCGCGACGGGCGCCGGAATCGGCAGCGGCAGGTGCGCTGCCAGCTGCGGCAGCCAGCGCTGTTCCTTCTCGACCTGCAGCGCATAGGACGCGGCACTCGGCAGACGAACGGAGAGATCATCGCCAAGATGAAAGGTCCGGTTGTCCCAGCCGCCATGCCGGACCGGTCGCACCGGCAGGTCCGCCCACTGCGGAAACTGAGCCGCGATCAGCCGCCTGACAAGGGAGCTGTCGATTTCGATGCTTTCGGAGGCGTTGACCATCGGCACTCGTTGTTACGTCGGGCAGTCAGGTTGCATTGGCAGCGATCGTTTTGCAACCCAAGGCTATCCCTCCCCGCGCATCGTTTCCTTTTGCGTAATCAGGCGCGCGCTGTGCTGACCGCTCAGATAGATCCACAACCAGCTCCAGGCCACGGCGAAACGGCTGCGGGTGCCGATCAGGAAGTAGATGTGAGCGATGCCCCAGATCCACCAGGCAAGGCCGCCTTTGAGCTTTATCCTGCCGAAGTCGATGATTGCGGCCCGCTTGCCGATCGTGGCTAGGCTTCCCTGGTGGCGGTAGCGGAAAGGGCCCGGAGAAGGCCGGCCGGTGAGACGGGCGCGGATCACCCGGGCCACATAGGCGCCCTGCTGCTTGGCAGCGGGCGCAATGCCCGGCACCGGCATACCATTCTCCTGCTTGACCGCGGCGGTGTCGCCGATCACGAAGGCGTCCGCGTTGCCCGGTGCGGTGAGGTCAGGATCAACCATCGCCCGGCCCGCACGATCCGCCTCGATCCCGAGCCACTGGGCGGCTGGAGACGCCTGAACGCCCGCCGCCCAGACGAGCGTGCAGCTTGGCACGAAACTGTCGCCGATCTTGACCCCGTCCGCCGTACAGTCCGTCACCGGCGTTCCGGTGCGCACCTCGACGCCGAGCTTCGCGAGTGCGGCCATAGCATAGGCGGAAAGCTCTTCCGCGAAGGCCGGCAGGATGCGCGGCCCCGCCTCGACGAGGACCACGCGGGCCTGACGCGTATCGATGCGGCGGAACTCGTCCGGCAAGGTTCGGTGCGCCATTTCGGCAATGATACCGGCAAGTTCCACGCCTGTCGGACCGGCACCGATGATCGTGAAGGTCAACAGTGCATCGCGCCTCGCAGGGTCGTCCTCGACTTCCGCCTGCTCGAATGCGAGCAGCACGCGTCGGCGAATGGTCGTCGCATCCTCGAGCGTCTTCAGCCCGGGTGCGACCGCGGCCCATTCGTCATGGCCGAAATAGGCGTGGGTCGCGCCGGTCGCGAGCACCAGCGTGTCGTAGTGGATGGCCTGGCCGCTCGACAGCCGCACGGCCCTTTCCGCCCTGTCGATGCCCTGCACCTCGCCGAGCAGGGTCGTAACCTCCGGTCGATCGCGGTAGAGATGACGGATCGGCCAGGCAATCTCGGAGGTCGCAAGAATGGTGGTCGCGACCTGGTAGAGCAGCGGCTGAAAGAGATGGTGGTTGCGCCGATCGATGAGCGTGATGCGGACCGGCGCGCCCTTGAGGTCATGCACCAGTTGCAACCCGCCGAAGCCGCCGCCCACGACCACCACGTGATGTCTTTCCTGCATCGTCGCTGCCTCGTTCGCTGGATAAATCCAAAATTACACCGGCGCTTCCGACACGCCATGCCCGCGCCGCAGCATCCTACTCAGCGTAACGGACCGGAACCGCCGTGCCGCTTTTCAGCACTTCCATGGAGATCGAGGCGGTAACGTCGAAAAGCTCCACCTTTCGGACGATCTGCTTGTAGACCATGTCATATTGCTCGACCCGCGGCAGGACAACCTTGACGATGTAATCGTAGTTGCCGGTCAACCGGTGCGCCTCGACGATTTCGGGAATGTCGCTGATTGCGCGCCGGAACGTCTCAATCCACTCATCGGAGTGATGCGCAGTCTTGATGAGCGCGAAGACCGTCGTGGGCACGCCCATCTTCTCGCGATCGAGAACGACGATGCGCCTGGACACATAGCCGGCCTCTTCCAGCCGCTGAATGCGGCGCGAGCAAGCGGACAAGGAAAGGTTTACCCGCTCGGCGAGATCGCCCATCGCAACGCTCGCATCTTCCTGCAGAAGCGTGAGCAGCTTTCGGTCCCTCTCATCCAGCACGCCCCTTACTCCTCACTCTATGCCACAACGACGCCTGAATCTTGCATGAACTGAAGAAATGACGCAAAAACCTATTGATGATTCTCTTTTAGATAGCCCTCAAAGCAAACAAATCCAACCCGAGTCGCGCCATAATCTTACGGCTGGATCGAGATAGGAAAGTGGCAACGCGCCCTTTCGGCTTCAGTTCCAGCAATTGGATGCAAAAAGGGAGCGAGTTGATGGAAATGCGCAAGATCGGCCTCATCGGCGGCATGAGCTTCGAAAGTTCGGCGGTCTATTACCGGATGGTCAACGAGGCGGTTCGCGAGCGGCTGGGCGCGTTGCATTCGGCCGAGGTGCTGCTCCATTCCGTCGACTTCCAGAAAATCGTCGACCTGCAGAAGGCCGGCCGCTGGGACGAGGCCGCCCGGCGCCTGTCCGAGGTCGCGCGCGCACTTCAATCCGGCGGAGCCGACTGCGTGCTGATCTGCACCAACACCATGCACCTGATCGCCGACGCGGTTGCCGCTTCCGTCGAGATCCCGCTGATCAACATCATCGACGAGACCGCACTTCGTCTCAAGGCCGCCGGGAGTCGCCGGCCGCTGCTGCTCGCCACCCGCTACACGATGGAGCACGGCTTCTATGCCGAGCGGATGAAGGCGCACGGCATCGACGTGGTCGTGCCGGATGCAGACGGACGTACGCTGACCCACGGAGTGATTTTCGACGAACTCTGCGCTGGCAAGGTGCTGGACACGTCGCGTCAAGCGCTGGTGGCGCTGATCGAGAAGGCAAAGGCGGATGGCGCCGACGCCGTCATCCTCGGCTGCACCGAGATCTGCCTGATCCTTGATCCGGCAAACCTGCCCTTGCCCGGCTTCGATTCCACAGCCATCCACGCCGCAGCCGCCGTCGAGTTCTCGCTGAACTCGCGGAATGTGAGCCGCGCCGCCTGAGCCTCGGTGCCGCCTAGATGGCGGCGTCATACTCCGCCCGCGCGTTGCGGATCGCCTCGTGATTTTCGAGTGACCAGTCGACGAACGGCCTCAAAATCGTCAGAAACGATCGGCCGAGATCGGTGAGGCCGTATTCCACGCTCGGCGGCTGTGTCGGATAGACGGTGCGGCTCAAATAGCCGTCACGCTGTAGATCGCGCAGCGTCTGCGTCAGCATCCGCTGGGAAATGTCCGGGATCAGCCGGCGCAGTTGCGAAAAGCGCAGCGGGCCGTCGGCGAGCGACAGGATCATCAGCGAATTCCATTTGCCGCCGATATTGTCCATCACATCCCGCACCGGGCAGTCGTCGATGTCGAGCGGCACGCCGCCGACTAGGGCGACGCGCTTCCCCTTCACCTTGCCGGTCGCCTTGTTCATGGCGGTACCCTTTCCGTAACCTTCGCAGAAAAAACTGCCTCCTTTACAGCTCTTAGCAGATTACGGGATAAGAGCAACTCTCAAAAAGAGACCAGCATTCGACATCGGCCGGTCGAGGCATTGCGGAGCTGGAAAGCAAAGTGAAAGGAAGATCATGTCCCAGAGATTGCTCGTAACCGGCGCTGCAGGTCAGCTCGGCAAACTCGTCCTCGATGCGCTTCTCGCCTCCGGCAAGACGAAGCCTGCCGACATCATCGCCACCAGCCGCGATACCGCCAAGCTCGCCGATTACGCCGCCAAGGGCGTAGAGACCCGCGCCGCCAATTTCGACGATCCGGCCTCACTCGAAAAGGCCTTTGCCGGCGCCGACCGGATCCTCATCATCTCGACCGACACGCTTGACGAGCCGGGCAAGCGGCTGAAGCAGCATCTCGCCGCCGTCGAAGCCGCCAGGAAGGCGGGCGTCAAGCACATCCTCTACACGTCCATGCCCAACCCTGAAACCTCGGTCATTCCATTTGCCGCCGACCATCTCGGCACCGAAAACGCCATCAAGGCAAGCGGCATTCCCTATACGATCCTGCGCAATGCCTGGTACATGGAAAACCTGTTCCTGGCGCTGCCGCATGCGCTTCAGACGGGCCAATGGTTCTCGTCGGCGGGTGAAGGCCGGATCTCGCATGTGGCGCGCGACGATCTCGCCAAGGCCGCTGCCGCCGCGCTGGAAGCAGCTTCGACGGAAAGCCGCATTTATACGCTAACCGGAACAGAGGCGATGACGACCGCAGAGATCGCCGGCCTCGTCGCCGAAGCCACCGGCAAGCCGCTCGAGGTCGTCCAGATTTCCGACGAGGCTCTGGCGGGCGGGCTCAAGGGAGCCGGGCTGCCGGACTTCTTCGTGCCGATCCTCGTCTCCTTCGACACCAATACGCGCGAAGGTCATTTCGACCTGGTGACCGATGACGTCGCCATCTTGACCGGCAGAACCCCGGTCGGGCTGCCGGCCTTCCTCGCAGCAAACAAGCCTGCGCTCGTTCAGTAGCAATCGCCGCGATGGCGATCGGCCCGGCGTCCCGACCCGGGCCCTCCATGCCCAGCCCGTCGTCAGTCTTTGCTCGAAGCCCGCATCCGCCACCCTGGCTGGTGCCCCGCCTATGCCATCGCCGCCTACCGGCGCTGGTTCGTCGACCGCGAGCCGGCCGGGAGCGAGCCAAACCTCTCGGCGAGCATCAAGGAAGCGGGGCAAGACCCTGCTCGCGTGCTGGAGGAGGCGAGCACACGGGCGGCCGCCGAGGCGCTAGACGCCGCCACTCAGGAGGCGTAGGAGATCGGCATCTTCGGTACGCCCTCCTTCGTGGCGGATGGCGAGCTGTTTTGGGGTCACGATCGGCTGGAAGACGCCATCGAATGGCAGCACAATCTGGACCAGGGGAATCCGGGGTGAACGCTTAAGCCGCCCGCTGCCCTTCCTTCGCATCAGCGGGCGTTGCAATTGGCTTGCGCACCAGCTTGCCCTCTTCGGCCTTGTAGAAGAACTGGCTGGCGACCAGCCAGCCTTTCAGCGGCCTTAGCGGCGGAATACAGGTCAACAGCATGAAGGGCCCGGTGACGAGCAGATGCACCCAAAGCGGCGCACTGTATTGCACTTCCAGCCAGACGCCGAGAAACACGCTCGGCACGCAGGCAAAGCAAATGACGAAGAAGGCGGGGCCGTCGGCAGGGTCGGCGAAGGAATAGTCGAGGCCGCAGACCTCGCATTCTGGCCGGAGCTTCAAAAATCCCTGGAACAGATGCCCCTGCCCGCAGCGCGGGCAGCGGCCACGGAGGCCCGTATGGAGCGGCGACAGGGGCGGCCACTCATTGGTTGAAGACATCATTCTTCCTTTCCAAGATTCTCTTCGGGCGCGTGGGCAAACCGCGAATGGAGACCGACGTTCCACAGCACTGCCACAGGCCTCCCTCATGAGCATACATAGCATACACTCCTGGTATTGTATGCATCCGCATCTGCGACAATTCGGCCCGCTTACGACGAAAGGCACGCCACGAGAAAAACGCAGTGCGTCCTCAGACAACGAGATTGAGCGCCGCGGGCGATTGTGCGAGAAGTTCGGAAATGACGTCAAGGCTTCGCTGCAGATCAGCCTGCGTCTCCGGCGCGCCAAGGCCGAGACGCACCGCCTCCGGCGGCTCCAAAAGCGCGAAGGCATCGCTCGCAACGATACCGATACCCGCCGCCCTGAGCCGGGCGGCAAACTCGCCGCGGCTCCAATGGGGCGGCAATCTCAGCCACAGATGAAAGCCCTCGCGGTCGTTGAGAACATCGGCGCCCGGCAGGCTGACGGAAACCATCTTCTGGCGCCGCCCCGCCTCGCTTCGTATGGCGGACAGCACCGCTTTCGCCGTCCCCTCCTCGATCCAACGCGTAGCAACCGCCGCAGAAAGCGGCGAGGCCATTCCGGCCGTCGCCCGGATGGCGCTCTCCAGGCGACCGGCCGCTATCGGATTCGGCACGACCAGATAGGCGATCCGCAGGGCCGGCGAGAGACATTTGGCAAGCCCCGCCACATGATAGACGAGGTCGGGTGCGAGCGCCGCAAGCGGCGGCACCGGCGTTGCGGGCAATGCCCCATAGGCGTCGTCCTCGACGATGGCGACGCCGTGTCTGCGCGCAATGGCGACGATCGCCTCGCGCCTTTTCAACGGCAGCGTAGCGGTTGTTGGATTGTGCAGTGTCGGATTGCAATAGAGAGCCTTGGGCCGCTGCTCGCGGCACACGGCCTCGAAGGCCTCCGGTACGAGGCCCTCTTCGTCCATGTCAACGCCCAGAACCTCGATGCCGAGATAGGCCGCCACGGAACGAAGACCTGGATAGGTGAGCGCCTCGGCACAGATCATGTCGCCCTTCGCCACCAGTAGGCCAAGGACGGCAAGCAGCGCGCCTTGCGCCCCGGGGCAAACCAGCACCCGCTCCGGCGACACCTCGCCGAGCCGCGGCTTCAGCCAAGCCGTCCCCGCCGCCCGGTCTTCCCGGGCACCACCGACGGGTTGATAGCGCATCAGCAGAGCGACACCCTGCTCGTGCTGCACGTCGGCGATATCGCGCCACATTCGTTCCGCAAGCGCCGGACCATCGAAAAGCGGCGGCAGGTTCATGCTCATGTCGACGAGTCCGCCCGGAGACGAACGGCCCGTGCCTCTCGGCCGCGCCCGCACATAGGTCCCTTGCCCCACGCGGCCTTCGATCAAACCGCGACGCCTTGCCTCGTTATAGGCGCGGCTCACCGTCGTGAAATCGATGCCAAGGGCGGCCGCGAGCGCCCGCTGCGGCGGCAAGCGTGTCCCGGCCGCCAGCCGCCCCGCCGCGCTGTCGGCAGCGATCTGGTCGGCGATGTCGAGGTAGAGCGGCCCCCGGGCCTTGCCGAGCACCGGCACCCATGAAAGGCCCTCGCGGTTTCCACCCATGCAAACCTCCGTCGTAATGTATGGATATTGCATGGAAGCGCTTGTTGGGCAAGCACGCGGTTACCGGCACCCAAGCGGATAAATCCGCGGGCCTCGAACTCGTTACGATGCGGTGGACCGCTTACAGGGCTTCCCCGCAGGCGCGGCGGAAGCGGCGCACGGTCTCGGCCATGCCGTATTGCAGCGCGTCGGCCGTCAGGCCGTGGCCGATCGAGACCTCGGCAAGCGCCGGGATATGCTTGGCGAGCCGCGGCAGGTTGGCGACGGTCAGGTCGTGCCCCGCATTGACGGCGAGGCCGAGATCGATTGCGATCGCGGCCGTGCGGCCGAGCTCGCCGGCGATCCGCTCGGCCTTCTCCGGATCGTCGTGGCAGCCGCCGTAGGGCCCTGTATAGAGTTCGATGCGGTCCGCCCCGGTCTCCTTGGCGATTTTCAGCGCTTCGGCGTCCGGATCCCCATCGGCAAACAGCGACACGCGGAAGCCCTTCTTCTTGAGACGCCCGACGACCTTGCCGAGCAGAGCCTGGTTCTCGCGAAAGTCCCAGCCGTGGTCGGAAGTCGCCTGCGCCGGATCATCAGGCACCAGCGTCACCTGTTCCGGTTCGTTTCGCTCGACGAGTTGCAGGAACTCCTCGTTGGGATAGCCTTCCATGTTGAACTCCGCGCCCGCGAATTCGTCGTCGATCAGGTCGCGGATCGGCTGCAGGTCGGAAAAGCGGATGTGCCGCTGGTCGGGACGCGGATGCACGGTCAGTCCGCTCGCCCCCGCCTGAAGCGCGATCCGGCCGAGCCCGGTCACGGAGGGCCATGGAAGATCGCGCCGGTTGCGCAGCATGGCGATGGCATTGAGATTCACGGAGAGCTTTGCGGGCATATTGAAACTTTCAAAGCGACAGCTGGAAGGCGGGTGTCGGCGACCAAACCGATCGTCGCAGTTCTACCGCAGATTTTGCAAGACCGGAAACGGCCTTTGCACGGCTTCGTCGCGAAGTTTTGACACCGCGTAAATATGTTGAGATCAACGTTATCAACCGCAGCATTCAAGGAGGAGAGCACCATGACGACGCAGGCCCCACTCGTCCCGGCAACGGAACTCGCCGCAAGGAACCGCGCCCGCTTCCCGAACGAGAGTGCGGAGTATCGTCGGGCACGCAACGCTTTGCTCGCCGAGGAAATCGAACTCCGCCGCCATATCGAACGCGTCGCCGCGCAACGCCGGCAACTGCCGCCGGGTGGCGAAGTGCCACGGACCTACGTTTTCGAAAGTGAGAACGGTCCTGTGACGCTCGACGACCTCTTCGGGGACAAGGACACGCTCATCATCTACAGCTACATGTTCGGCCCGAAGCGCGAAAAGCCCTGCCCCATGTGCACCTCACTCATGGCCGCCTGGGAGGGAAAAGTGCCGGACATCGAACAACGCATCGCTCTGGCGATGGTCGCCCGATCACCGATCGAGCGGCTCCTCGAGGCCAAGAAGGCGCGCGGCTGGACCCAGCTGAAGGTCTATTCCGATAGCGAGGGGAGCTTTACCCGCGATTATGTCAGCGCCGAGGACGCGGACGTCCCCGGCTACACGGTCTTCACCCGCCGGGACGGTACGATCCGGCATTTCTGGAGCGGCGAGATGAGCGGCGAAATGGCCGATCCTGGCCAGGACCCGCGCGATGCACCCGACCCCGATCCGTTGTGGCACCTGCTCGACACGACGCCCGAAGGCCGCGGCGCCGATTGGTATCCGAAGCTTGAATATCGCGGCGCTGAGCGCGGTTAACTTGCACACTCTGCAGCGCCGCGCGTCTTATCAGACGCGCAAAGGTCGCTGTAGCACTTTGAGTTGCTGCATGTCTGTGTCCTTAAATCGAGTTCGATTTAAGGATACATGCAGTAGCATACGGCGGACCGATTTAATCCGGACATCCGGCCGCGCCGCTCGCGCCTTCGCGAGAGGTGCGCGGCCTCGGCCGTTCAGAAAAGCCTCAATTTCGTATTACTAAACCTGACAACCATCGTTCTTTCGGTTTAAATTCCGAATCAGGGTATTGTTGCCCGATTTTCATTCGACACGGCTTCTTCCGGAGCAATTGATGACGCCAGCCGAAAGGCCCTGCGACGCGGCGATCCGCTCCGCGCTCGGCCGGATTCTCGACAGCAAGAGCTTTCAGCGCTCCGAGCGGCTGCGTGCCTTCCTCACCTATGTCGTCGAGAAGGAGATCGCCGGCGAGGCCGGGCAATTGAAAGGCTATTCGATCGCGGTCGACGTCTTCGGACGCAGCCAGGCTTTCGATGCCGATAGCGATCCGCTCGTGCGCGTTCACGCCGGAAAGCTGCGCAAATTGCTGAAAGGCTTCTATGACGCCGAAGGGGCCGGCGAGGAATGGCAGATCAGCATTCCGAAGGGAACCTACGTGCCGGAGTACCGCCGGCTGCGTGAACCTGCGGCGGAACGCCTTGGGGAGCCGGCCACGAATGCCCGAGATCGCCTTTCCAGGCGCCGCCCCGCATGGCAGCCCTCGCCCTTCTCCTCCCCCTGGGCTGTGCTGACGGTGCTTCCGCTTCTTTTGTTCACGCCGCTGCCGTCACCGAAGGTCGCGCTCGACTTCGGTGCAGAAGCCAAGCTCGCAAACGGCCCGATGGCCGCCGTCCGGGGACTTCCGTCGGTAAGTTTCGTCATCGACGGGGAGCATGGCACCGCAGAACATTTCGCCGCGCTGTTGCGCGCAGCCGCGCTGCGTCACAGGACCCTTGCCGCGGCAGAGGTTGCGGGCACTTCACATCCGGCCGTTTCCATGGATTCGGCGCTCGCCTTCTCCGTCAAGGTCGACTGGCACGACAGTCCCGAGCCCGGCCTTCGGCTCACGCTTTCGCACAATGGCGAGCGCGTGCCGCTCCGCCAGGAGTTCATCGGCGCGCAACAGCTCGCCAATGAATCGGACATCCTCTACAAGACCACCTCGCTCGCAGCGCA
Protein-coding sequences here:
- a CDS encoding DUF983 domain-containing protein encodes the protein MSSTNEWPPLSPLHTGLRGRCPRCGQGHLFQGFLKLRPECEVCGLDYSFADPADGPAFFVICFACVPSVFLGVWLEVQYSAPLWVHLLVTGPFMLLTCIPPLRPLKGWLVASQFFYKAEEGKLVRKPIATPADAKEGQRAA
- a CDS encoding aminoglycoside phosphotransferase family protein — its product is MVNASESIEIDSSLVRRLIAAQFPQWADLPVRPVRHGGWDNRTFHLGDDLSVRLPSAASYALQVEKEQRWLPQLAAHLPLPIPAPVAMGRPGEGYPWPWSVYRWRYGEIATHAPIADLPAFAATLGEFLAALQRIDADGGPSPGQHNFFRGGPLTVYDHETRWALDALEGQIDTNATRSVWEAALAASWTGNPVWFHGDVSSGNLLVEGGCLTAVIDFGTSGVGDPACDLSIAWTMFSGDSREAFRAALPLDRGTWARGRGWTLWKAMIVAAEMPGTDRLEVEKSRRVIAEVLADHLRYG
- a CDS encoding thermonuclease family protein, which translates into the protein MAKAKSPRRKRSTRSKGSRGGMMPWYLAATVLVGGIIGYDNREQLRDWLDQSEMTAFLSKSEKAPEKRSKTTVIAPRPKEHAGTVATKSALVPPAPVGRPMQQPPAQLASVQTGSNTFFFCGIRHDNCVIDGDTFLFNGERILIADIDAPETKLAKCDAERSRGSYAKARLREVLNAGEFTLVASSGGFADEEAGKPRVVMRGGRSLGDLLLSEGLVRKRTSRPASWCGQAPRASG
- a CDS encoding NAD(P)/FAD-dependent oxidoreductase, with translation MQERHHVVVVGGGFGGLQLVHDLKGAPVRITLIDRRNHHLFQPLLYQVATTILATSEIAWPIRHLYRDRPEVTTLLGEVQGIDRAERAVRLSSGQAIHYDTLVLATGATHAYFGHDEWAAVAPGLKTLEDATTIRRRVLLAFEQAEVEDDPARRDALLTFTIIGAGPTGVELAGIIAEMAHRTLPDEFRRIDTRQARVVLVEAGPRILPAFAEELSAYAMAALAKLGVEVRTGTPVTDCTADGVKIGDSFVPSCTLVWAAGVQASPAAQWLGIEADRAGRAMVDPDLTAPGNADAFVIGDTAAVKQENGMPVPGIAPAAKQQGAYVARVIRARLTGRPSPGPFRYRHQGSLATIGKRAAIIDFGRIKLKGGLAWWIWGIAHIYFLIGTRSRFAVAWSWLWIYLSGQHSARLITQKETMRGEG
- a CDS encoding Lrp/AsnC family transcriptional regulator, with product MLDERDRKLLTLLQEDASVAMGDLAERVNLSLSACSRRIQRLEEAGYVSRRIVVLDREKMGVPTTVFALIKTAHHSDEWIETFRRAISDIPEIVEAHRLTGNYDYIVKVVLPRVEQYDMVYKQIVRKVELFDVTASISMEVLKSGTAVPVRYAE
- a CDS encoding transglutaminase-like cysteine peptidase is translated as MNRFIAKTAFLLLFFAPAIADAGTIMKTAGKAFAPPAFASFCSREPQLCRTDGGQKAVVLRSDKASELQQVNSAVNARIKERSDRANVGRDDDWRVPTTYGDCEDFAILKKRELLKRGWPASALLLTVARYHGDGHTVLTVRTSEGDLVLDNLTNSVRDWSRTPYDYFARQSQSNGSRWERIAGAQQI
- a CDS encoding SDR family oxidoreductase; translation: MSQRLLVTGAAGQLGKLVLDALLASGKTKPADIIATSRDTAKLADYAAKGVETRAANFDDPASLEKAFAGADRILIISTDTLDEPGKRLKQHLAAVEAARKAGVKHILYTSMPNPETSVIPFAADHLGTENAIKASGIPYTILRNAWYMENLFLALPHALQTGQWFSSAGEGRISHVARDDLAKAAAAALEAASTESRIYTLTGTEAMTTAEIAGLVAEATGKPLEVVQISDEALAGGLKGAGLPDFFVPILVSFDTNTREGHFDLVTDDVAILTGRTPVGLPAFLAANKPALVQ
- a CDS encoding aspartate/glutamate racemase family protein, encoding MEMRKIGLIGGMSFESSAVYYRMVNEAVRERLGALHSAEVLLHSVDFQKIVDLQKAGRWDEAARRLSEVARALQSGGADCVLICTNTMHLIADAVAASVEIPLINIIDETALRLKAAGSRRPLLLATRYTMEHGFYAERMKAHGIDVVVPDADGRTLTHGVIFDELCAGKVLDTSRQALVALIEKAKADGADAVILGCTEICLILDPANLPLPGFDSTAIHAAAAVEFSLNSRNVSRAA
- a CDS encoding winged helix-turn-helix transcriptional regulator, coding for MNKATGKVKGKRVALVGGVPLDIDDCPVRDVMDNIGGKWNSLMILSLADGPLRFSQLRRLIPDISQRMLTQTLRDLQRDGYLSRTVYPTQPPSVEYGLTDLGRSFLTILRPFVDWSLENHEAIRNARAEYDAAI